A window of the Brassica oleracea var. oleracea cultivar TO1000 chromosome C1, BOL, whole genome shotgun sequence genome harbors these coding sequences:
- the LOC106315488 gene encoding LOW QUALITY PROTEIN: chloroplastic group IIA intron splicing facilitator CRS1, chloroplastic (The sequence of the model RefSeq protein was modified relative to this genomic sequence to represent the inferred CDS: inserted 1 base in 1 codon; deleted 1 base in 1 codon; substituted 1 base at 1 genomic stop codon), whose protein sequence is MALVATKFTEMPLRSSLPLTSTSRYHSSPSLHALLFDSLSAAKPSRRVLRPFSSLRTSERSSNNGSRNNRRLDHRDSKPNPPWXDKWPPSSSAAKKSNEHNGGGEIPSAEAKLRYVEEKDRGQSAIEKIVLRLRNLGLASDEEEDAEDNGGDVKAVTGEERLGDLLKREWVKPDVILAEGEEESEVEDDDVLLPWEKKNEEEHAAERIEGDGVVALKKRRVRAPSLAELTVEDSELRRLRGEGMYLRVKINIPKAGLTQAVMEKINDTWRKEELVRLKFHEVFARDMKTAHEIVERRTGGMVIWRAGSVMVVYRGLDYRGPYMISNQMARPEETLFVPDVSSAGDEARHAKDYQNAPPEIKDPIVKNPIRKEGMTEEEAEFNSLLDSLGPRFHEWWGTGVLPVNADLLPPTILGYKTPFRLLPTGMRSNLTNAEMTNLRKIGKTLPCHFSLGRNRNHQGLAAAILKLWEKSLIAKIAVKRGIQNTNNKLMSDEIKTLTGGVLLLRNKYYIVIYRGKDFLPSSVAATLAERQELTKEIQDVEEKVRIRDIEATQPVGEKVLAEAGTLAEFYEAQARWGKEITPDHREKMIEEASRIASARVVKRIQHKLDLSQSKFDRAEKLLSKIEASMIPNGPDYDQEVISEEERIMFRKVGLKMKSYLPLGIRGVFDGVIENMHLHWKHRELVKLISKQKSFAFVEDTARLLEYESGGVLVAIEKVPKGFALIYYRGKNYQRPVSLRPRNLLTKAKALKRSIAIQRHEALSQHISELEKTIEQMQNELTAKNPSYNESEWENDDDDDGEEEKDDESDWDXADGKSTFSSLEEADFPFAKEKACISLSQDSGGCRLVAEHDL, encoded by the exons ATGGCTTTGGTTGCGACTAAATTTACAGAAATGCCACTGAGAAGCTCTCTTCCTTTGACTTCGACCTCACGCTACCATTCTTCTCCTTCGCTTCACGCGTTGCTATTTGATTCACTCTCCGCGGCGAAGCCCTCGCGTCGCGTTCTTCGGCCATTCTCTTCGCTCCGCACGAGCGAGCGTAGCAGCAACAACGGGAGCCGTAACAACCGGCGATTGGATCACCGGGATTCTAAACCTAATCCTCCTT ACGATAAGTGGCCTCCGTCGTCATCCGCCGCGAAGAAATCGAACGAACATAACGGCGGAGGTGAAATCCCTTCGGCGGAGGCGAAACTCAGGTATGTGGAGGAGAAGGATAGAGGACAAAGCGCGATTGAGAAGATCGTGCTTCGTCTACGGAACCTAGGATTAGCTTCTGACGAGGAGGAGGATGCAGAAGATAACGGTGGGGATGTGAAGGCGGTGACGGGAGAAGAGAGATTGGGTGATTTGTTGAAGAGAGAGTGGGTGAAGCCTGATGTGATCCTTGCTGAGGGAGAAGAAGAGAGTGAAGTTGAGGATGATGATGTGTTATTGCCATGGGAGAAGAAGAACGAGGAGGAACATGCGGCGGAGAGGATTGAAGGAGATGGAGTTGTGGCGTTGAAGAAGAGGAGAGTTAGAGCTCCGTCACTGGCGGAGCTTACGGTTGAGGATTCTGAGCTAAGACGGCTGAGAGGGGAGGGGATGTATTTGAGGGTGAAGATTAATATACCAAAAGCTGGGCTGACGCAAGCAGTGATGGAGAAGATTAATGATACTTGGAGGAAAGAAGAGCTTGTGAGGCTTAAGTTCCATGAAGTGTTTGCTCGTGACATGAAGACGGCTCATGAGATAGTTGAG CGTCGAACTGGTGGAATGGTGATATGGAGGGCAGGAAGTGTAATGGTGGTTTATCGTGGGCTTGACTATCGAGGACCTTATATGATCTCTAACCAAATGGCCAGACCTGAAGAAACTCTTTTTGTTCCAGATGTGTCT TCTGCTGGTGATGAAGCGAGACATGCCAAAGATTATCAAAATGCACCTCCGGAAATTAAAGATCCCATTGTCAAAAACCCGATTCGCAAGGAGGGTATGACAGAAGAAGAAGCTGAATTCAACAGTCTATTAGACAGCTTAGGCCCACGTTTTCACGAGTGGTGGGGTACTGGTGTGCTACCTGTGAACGCTGACTTACTACCTCCTACAATCCTTGGTTATAAAACACCTTTCAGGCTTCTTCCTACTGGGATGAGATCGAATTTGACCAATGCCGAAATGACTAATCTCAGGAAGATTGGTAAAACTCTCCCCTGCCATTTTTCTCTTG GTAGGAACAGAAATCACCAAGGATTGGCAGCTGCTATACTCAAGCTCTGGGAGAAAAGTCTGATTGCAAAGATCGCCGTGAAGCGAGGTATCCAGAATACAAACAACAAACTGATGTCTGATGAGATAAAG ACATTGACAGGGGGTGTCTTGCTGCTCAGAAACAAGTATTACATTGTAATATATCGTGGGAAGGACTTCCTTCCATCAAGTGTGGCGGCTACTCTAGCGGAAAGACAAGAATTAACAAAAGAGATTCAAGATGTTGAAGAGAAGGTACGAATTCGAGACATTGAGGCTACTCAGCCTGTTGGAGAAAAAGTACTAGCGGAAGCTGGCACTCTAGCCGAGTTTTATGAGGCGCAAGCCCGATGGGGAAAAGAGATAACTCCGGACCATAGAGAAAAGATGATTGAGGAAGCTTCAAGGATCGCGAGTGCCAGAGTTGTTAAACGAATCCAGCACAAACTAGACCTT TCCCAATCGAAATTTGATAGAGCAGAGAAACTGTTGTCCAAAATAGAAGCCTCCATGATTCCAAACGGACCTGATTATGATCAAGAGGTTATCTCTGAGGAAGAGAGAATCATGTTCCGGAAAGTGGGATTGAAAATGAAGTCATACTTACCCTTAG GTATCCGTGGTGTTTTCGATGGAGTGATCGAGAATATGCATCTGCATTGGAAGCACAGAGAACTGGTGAAACTAATATCGAAACAGAAGAGTTTTGCGTTTGTTGAAGACACGGCTCGGTTACTAGAATACGAGAGCGGGGGAGTTCTTGTGGCAATAGAGAAGGTTCCTAAAGGATTCGCTCTTATTTATTACCGTGGAAAGAATTACCAGAGACCAGTTAGCTTGAGACCAAGAAATCTTCTGACAAAAGCAAAAGCATTGAAACGTTCCATTGCAATTCAACGTCACGAG GCACTTAGTCAGCATATCTCTGAACTGGAGAAAACAATAGAGCAAATGCAGAACGAACTT ACTGCGAAAAACCCGTCATACAATGAATCCGAATGGGAGAATGATGATGATGACGACGGGGAAGAGGAGAAAGATGATGAGAGTGATTGGGACTAAGCTGATGGTAAATCTACATTTTCTAGTTTAGAGGAAGCTGATTTTCCGTTCGCTAAGGAGAAGGCGTGCATCAGTTTGTCTCAGGACTCAGGAGGTTGTAGGCTTGTAGCTGAGCATGATCTCTGA
- the LOC106322694 gene encoding protein SAWADEE HOMEODOMAIN HOMOLOG 2 isoform X2: MGRPPSNGSPAFRFNLAEVTEMEAVLKQHNTAMPGRDTLEALADKFSDTVERKGKTVVQFKQIWNWFQNRRYALRASRNKAPGKLSVSSMPRGLDPTNPTRSVLPPSTGPKPTHMIGNLSGMTPAPPAPGVMRSGSDNSYLEFEAKSARDGAWYDVQAFLAHRNLEIGDPEVQVRFAGFEVEEDEWINVKRHVRQRSLPCEASECVAVLAGDLVLCFQEGKDQALYFDAIVLDAQRRRHDVRGCRCRFLVRYSHDQSEEIVPLRKICRRPETDYRLQQLHSAANDFANSKPAPDAAAKAPLPPSTASAPIVPPDVKDPSLSAASATSAQPSSNAATVPTGSA, from the exons ATGGGTCGACCTCCTAGTAATGGCAGTCCAGCGTTCCGATTCAACCTCGCCGAG GTAACGGAGATGGAAGCAGTATTGAAACAGCATAACACAGCAATGCCAGGTCGAGATACACTTGAAGCTCTTGCTGATAAGTTTAG TGACACAGTGGAGCGGAAGGGGAAAACTGTTGTGCAGTTCAAACAA ATATGGAACTGGTTCCAGAACAGGCGATATGCTTTAAGAGCAAGTAGAAACAAAGCTCCTGGGAAGCTAAGTGTATCTTCCATGCCGCGTGGTCTGGATCCAACAAACCCGACGAGGAGCGTGCTTCCACCATCAACCGGTCCTAAACCCACTCATATGATTGGAAATCTATCCGGGATGACACCTGCGCCTCCCG CTCCAGGTGTCATGAGGAGTGGTTCAGACAATTCTTACTTGGAATTTGAAGCCAAATCTGCCAGGGATGGTGCATG GTATGATGTGCAAGCTTTCCTAGCTCATAGAAACTTGGAGATTGGTGATCCG GAAGTGCAGGTTCGATTTGCGGGTTTTGAAGTTGAAGAAGATGAATGGATAAACGTCAAGAGACACGTAAGGCAACGGTCACTCCCATGTGAAGCATCAGAATGTGTTGCAGTTCTTGCTGGAGATCTCGTGCTTTGCTTCCAG GAAGGGAAAGATCAAGCTCTTTACTTTGACGCCATTGTTCTCGATGCACAAAGAAGGAGGCACGATGTCAGAGGTTGTCGCTGCAGGTTCTTGGTGCGTTACAGCCACGACCAGTCCGAG GAAATCGTCCCCTTGAGGAAGATTTGCAGGCGGCCAGAGACTGATTACAGGCTACAGCAACTCCACAGTGCTGCCAATGACTTTGCTAACTCCAAACCCGCTCCAGATGCGGCTGCAAAAGCTCCTCTTCCACCATCCACCGCCTCAGCCCCCATTGTTCCACCTGATGTGAAAGATCCGAGCTTGAGCGCCGCTTCAGCTACTTCAGCTCAGCCTAGCTCCAATGCAGCCACTGTCCCAACTGGTTCTGCTTAG
- the LOC106322694 gene encoding protein SAWADEE HOMEODOMAIN HOMOLOG 2 isoform X3, which produces MGRPPSNGSPAFRFNLAEVTEMEAVLKQHNTAMPGRDTLEALADKFSDTVERKGKTVVQFKQIWNWFQNRRYALRASRNKAPGKLSVSSMPRGLDPTNPTRSVLPPSTGPKPTHMIGNLSGMTPAPPGVMRSGSDNSYLEFEAKSARDGAWYDVQAFLAHRNLEIGDPEVQVRFAGFEVEEDEWINVKRHVRQRSLPCEASECVAVLAGDLVLCFQEGKDQALYFDAIVLDAQRRRHDVRGCRCRFLVRYSHDQSEQEIVPLRKICRRPETDYRLQQLHSAANDFANSKPAPDAAAKAPLPPSTASAPIVPPDVKDPSLSAASATSAQPSSNAATVPTGSA; this is translated from the exons ATGGGTCGACCTCCTAGTAATGGCAGTCCAGCGTTCCGATTCAACCTCGCCGAG GTAACGGAGATGGAAGCAGTATTGAAACAGCATAACACAGCAATGCCAGGTCGAGATACACTTGAAGCTCTTGCTGATAAGTTTAG TGACACAGTGGAGCGGAAGGGGAAAACTGTTGTGCAGTTCAAACAA ATATGGAACTGGTTCCAGAACAGGCGATATGCTTTAAGAGCAAGTAGAAACAAAGCTCCTGGGAAGCTAAGTGTATCTTCCATGCCGCGTGGTCTGGATCCAACAAACCCGACGAGGAGCGTGCTTCCACCATCAACCGGTCCTAAACCCACTCATATGATTGGAAATCTATCCGGGATGACACCTGCGCCTCCCG GTGTCATGAGGAGTGGTTCAGACAATTCTTACTTGGAATTTGAAGCCAAATCTGCCAGGGATGGTGCATG GTATGATGTGCAAGCTTTCCTAGCTCATAGAAACTTGGAGATTGGTGATCCG GAAGTGCAGGTTCGATTTGCGGGTTTTGAAGTTGAAGAAGATGAATGGATAAACGTCAAGAGACACGTAAGGCAACGGTCACTCCCATGTGAAGCATCAGAATGTGTTGCAGTTCTTGCTGGAGATCTCGTGCTTTGCTTCCAG GAAGGGAAAGATCAAGCTCTTTACTTTGACGCCATTGTTCTCGATGCACAAAGAAGGAGGCACGATGTCAGAGGTTGTCGCTGCAGGTTCTTGGTGCGTTACAGCCACGACCAGTCCGAG CAGGAAATCGTCCCCTTGAGGAAGATTTGCAGGCGGCCAGAGACTGATTACAGGCTACAGCAACTCCACAGTGCTGCCAATGACTTTGCTAACTCCAAACCCGCTCCAGATGCGGCTGCAAAAGCTCCTCTTCCACCATCCACCGCCTCAGCCCCCATTGTTCCACCTGATGTGAAAGATCCGAGCTTGAGCGCCGCTTCAGCTACTTCAGCTCAGCCTAGCTCCAATGCAGCCACTGTCCCAACTGGTTCTGCTTAG
- the LOC106322694 gene encoding protein SAWADEE HOMEODOMAIN HOMOLOG 2 isoform X1 has product MGRPPSNGSPAFRFNLAEVTEMEAVLKQHNTAMPGRDTLEALADKFSDTVERKGKTVVQFKQIWNWFQNRRYALRASRNKAPGKLSVSSMPRGLDPTNPTRSVLPPSTGPKPTHMIGNLSGMTPAPPAPGVMRSGSDNSYLEFEAKSARDGAWYDVQAFLAHRNLEIGDPEVQVRFAGFEVEEDEWINVKRHVRQRSLPCEASECVAVLAGDLVLCFQEGKDQALYFDAIVLDAQRRRHDVRGCRCRFLVRYSHDQSEQEIVPLRKICRRPETDYRLQQLHSAANDFANSKPAPDAAAKAPLPPSTASAPIVPPDVKDPSLSAASATSAQPSSNAATVPTGSA; this is encoded by the exons ATGGGTCGACCTCCTAGTAATGGCAGTCCAGCGTTCCGATTCAACCTCGCCGAG GTAACGGAGATGGAAGCAGTATTGAAACAGCATAACACAGCAATGCCAGGTCGAGATACACTTGAAGCTCTTGCTGATAAGTTTAG TGACACAGTGGAGCGGAAGGGGAAAACTGTTGTGCAGTTCAAACAA ATATGGAACTGGTTCCAGAACAGGCGATATGCTTTAAGAGCAAGTAGAAACAAAGCTCCTGGGAAGCTAAGTGTATCTTCCATGCCGCGTGGTCTGGATCCAACAAACCCGACGAGGAGCGTGCTTCCACCATCAACCGGTCCTAAACCCACTCATATGATTGGAAATCTATCCGGGATGACACCTGCGCCTCCCG CTCCAGGTGTCATGAGGAGTGGTTCAGACAATTCTTACTTGGAATTTGAAGCCAAATCTGCCAGGGATGGTGCATG GTATGATGTGCAAGCTTTCCTAGCTCATAGAAACTTGGAGATTGGTGATCCG GAAGTGCAGGTTCGATTTGCGGGTTTTGAAGTTGAAGAAGATGAATGGATAAACGTCAAGAGACACGTAAGGCAACGGTCACTCCCATGTGAAGCATCAGAATGTGTTGCAGTTCTTGCTGGAGATCTCGTGCTTTGCTTCCAG GAAGGGAAAGATCAAGCTCTTTACTTTGACGCCATTGTTCTCGATGCACAAAGAAGGAGGCACGATGTCAGAGGTTGTCGCTGCAGGTTCTTGGTGCGTTACAGCCACGACCAGTCCGAG CAGGAAATCGTCCCCTTGAGGAAGATTTGCAGGCGGCCAGAGACTGATTACAGGCTACAGCAACTCCACAGTGCTGCCAATGACTTTGCTAACTCCAAACCCGCTCCAGATGCGGCTGCAAAAGCTCCTCTTCCACCATCCACCGCCTCAGCCCCCATTGTTCCACCTGATGTGAAAGATCCGAGCTTGAGCGCCGCTTCAGCTACTTCAGCTCAGCCTAGCTCCAATGCAGCCACTGTCCCAACTGGTTCTGCTTAG
- the LOC106300807 gene encoding VQ motif-containing protein 20 encodes MNSTFNDQHHLKREPNDNSSVGIIYPPSPSPLLKLNKDSHVIKKPPSPSSSSSTAAKPRQPVIIYTNTPKVIHTNPKDFMALVQKLTGMSHSEEDSGGSSSAITDRGGKSINRSVSDLTVDRKVNRTRCGGGGGHNSYNRSYSGPGGANGKGIFFSNTTICEDSESSSVITTDENMGGGGGEHGHVNSSLPYSAVAVSPFPHPPPPPPPPPQSMYDATNGINYSSYFSTLLPVNPADNFLCGNQNFANFDDPLYFMPNMRSSFSSSSSSGFDGLTEFRDF; translated from the coding sequence ATGAACTCAACATTCAACGACCAGCACCATCTGAAGAGAGAGCCTAATGACAACTCCAGCGTCGGAATCATATATCCTCCGTCACCTTCTCCCTTGCTAAAACTAAACAAAGACTCCCACGTCATCAAAAAGCCACCCTCACCGTCGTCTTCCTCCTCTACCGCCGCGAAGCCTCGCCAGCCGGTGATCATCTACACGAACACGCCCAAAGTTATACACACCAATCCTAAAGATTTCATGGCTCTTGTCCAGAAACTCACCGGAATGTCCCACTCCGAGGAAGATTCCGGCGGTAGCAGCAGCGCGATAACAGATCGTGGAGGTAAATCAATCAACCGGAGTGTCTCTGATCTCACCGTCGACAGAAAAGTTAACCGGACTCGCTGCGGTGGTGGTGGTGGACATAACAGCTACAACAGAAGCTATTCCGGTCCCGGAGGAGCTAACGGGAAAGGGATTTTCTTCAGCAATACGACGATTTGCGAAGATAGTGAATCGTCCTCTGTGATCACAACCGATGAGAACATGGGAGGAGGAGGAGGAGAACATGGACATGTCAACTCGTCGCTACCGTATTCAGCGGTGGCTGTTTCTCCATTTCCTCATCCTCCGCCACCACCTCCACCTCCTCCTCAGTCCATGTACGATGCGACCAATGGGATTAACTACAGCTCTTACTTCTCGACGCTCTTGCCGGTGAATCCAGCCGATAATTTTCTTTGCGGGAATCAAAACTTTGCTAATTTTGATGATCCGCTTTACTTCATGCCGAATATGAGGAGCTCCTTCTCTTCTTCTTCCTCTTCTGGATTTGATGGCTTAACTGAGTTTAGAGATTTTTGA